In Syntrophales bacterium, the sequence CCTCTCCTGCCGTTTCTGGAGATGCTCTCTCCACGGGTGCAGGCGCATCTGCCATACTGAGAGGTGAACCCCTCGCTCCACCTTCAACCCCCTCTGTGGAGGTGGATTCCCTTACAGTGACAGGTTGACCGACCGCCCTGGTTTCAACTATCTGCCGGGGAACTGCTTCCGTTGCTTTTGTGTTCGTTGCCTCCTTTTTTTGCATCGGTCTACTTGATATGTCCGGCCTGGTTATCTTCTTTTCTTTCCCGGCAGGTGTTTTTCTTTCCTCCTTCTTCACATCAAGTAATGCAGGCGGCCTTTCCGCCTCCGCTATCCGGGCAACTGCCAGTATCTTAAGGTGATGTTGATTCTCTGTATTTAAATAAAGGGGCGGCGATGAAATGGATATGTGGCAGAAAGCAATGCCGAAATGAACGACCAATGCGCCAAAAGCCGCAAAAACCAGGTCTTTTTTAAATGTTACTTTTTCCACCTTGTCTCCAGAGACAGGCCGGCAATGCCGGATCTCCTCACCAAATCCATGACAGAGATAACCCTCTCATAAGGAGCCCTTCTATCTCCCCTGATAATAACCTTCGTTTCCGGGGATTTACCACGAAGGGAGATTAACCGTGAAAGGAGTTCCGCCTCACTTACCTCATCTTTATCAAAAAATATCTTTCCCTCCGAAGAAATGCCTATCTCCGTGAAGTCTTTTTTGTCAACACAAGAGGTTGAGGCGGCAGGCAGATCAACCTGTATCCCCCGATGGATGGTCATGGAGAGGATCGCGAATATAAAGGTGGCCAAGAGAAGAAACATGACATCAATTAAAGGTATCATCTCGATTCTTGTTTTGCCGGAGTACCGCTTTGAAATCTTCATTTTTGCGAATTTCTCCCGTTCCTGTTTTTCTCAAAGATTATTTCTAAGTTGGTGCCGTACTTTTCCATCTCCAGTGCAGCTTTTTCAACCCTCAATAAAAAATAATTATAACATATGAGGGCCGGGATGGCGATGATCAGACCAAAGGCGGTGGTGATGAGAGCCTGGGCAATACCCGCGGTAATCATCTGGGGATGCTCCACACCTACAATACCCAGCATATTAAATGAATAGATTATCCCCGTTACCGTTCCGAGGATGCCGAGAAGGGGAGAAAGGGTGACCATTGTATCAAGAACAGGCAGGTATCGTTTCATCCGGGCGATCTCTTCATCGGCGCTCATCTGCATAGCATCTCTGAGAGAAAAATCACGATGAACCACGCCGCAGACGATGACCCCGATGACAAAATCACGGGTGTTCCCGGTGATACTTTTTGCCTCTGCATACTGCTCCTTTTCTATCAGGGACATCAACTCATCCAGCAATCTCCTGTCGCGATTCCTTTCCTCTCTTACCCAGAATATCGTCCGTTCAATGATTACCGTCAGAGATATGAGGGAACACAGAAGAAGGGGATACATGATCGGTCCCCCCTGAAAAAAATAGTCTAACATGGTTCTTTTCTCCTTTTCGATACTTCTGGAACTTTTACTATATACTATTTACTCTCTAAACTGTCCAGTGCATTCCTGTGACGATTGGCCTTGATTTTTTTCCCGCGTAACTTTATAGTAAGCGTTTAGCAGTCAGCAGTCAGCAGTCAGCAGTCAGCAGTCAGCAGTCAGCAGTCAGCAGTCAGCCTCGGAAAGAACGAGGGATGTGGGTTGAAGAACTTCAGAGAACTGACTGCTCGTTCGTGATCTTGACTTACTGAATGGTTCGGATTACGAGCAGCTTGCTGGTGAGGTGACAAAGGTGAAGCGGATGCTTACGTCTTTCATCCAAAAGCTGACCGCTGATAGCTGACCGCTTACAATATTAGATAGGTCTGTTATGGAAGAATATCCAAGCTTTGAAATGGGGCCCTCCCGGCCTCCCAGTGAGGCCCGTTCCCTGCTTCTCCGCCTGACCAGAAGCTGTCCGTGGAACAGGTGTGAGTTCTGTACCACCAACAAGGGTAAAAAGTTCTCCATAAGAACGGTGGAGGAAATTAAAAAGGACATTGAAACGGTAAAAACAATTCGAGAAAAAATATATGCCCTCTCCCGGGGAAACGGAAACGAAGGTAACAAAAGGGCAGCGGCCCGTGTCCACGAAAATCCTCCTAACGAAAGTTTCTGGATGGTTTCGCTGTGGCTGTTCTATGGCGGCAAGACGGTATTTTTGCAGGATGCCAATAGTATCGTCTTGCGCACCCCTGATATGGTTGAGGTGTTGAAATTTTTAAAGCAGATGCTGCCTACCGTTGATCGTATCACTTCCTACGGAAGCTCAAAGGTAACGGCCCACAAATCTCTGGAGGAGTTAAAGGAAATCCACGAGGCCGGTCTTTCGAGGTTGCACATCGGCATCGAAAGCGGCTGCGACGAGGTGTTGAAGTATGTCCAGAAAGGGGCGACTGCCGAGGAACACATCAGGGCCGGACAAAATGTCGTCGCCTCCGGGATCTCTCTCTCAGAGTATGTTATGCCAGGTCTGGGGGGAAGGAAATGGTCACAGAAACATGCCCTCGAAACGGCAAGGGTAATCAACGAAATAAAGCCGGACTTTATCCGTCTCCGCTCCCTGGTCTTGAGAGAAGACCTTCCCCTCTATGAGAAGTACAAGAGTGGCGAGTTTGATCTCCTCTCCGACGACGAAGTGGTTGGGGAAATAGCCGAATTTGTGAGAGAATTAAATGTTAGCAGCAATCTCTTAAGTGATCATGTCGAGAACCTCCTGCCCGAGGTTGAGGGCGAACTACCGGAGGATAAGGAGAAGGTCCTGGAGGTGATCAACCGGTACCTCTCCCTTCCGCCGGAAGAAAGGCTCATCTACCGTTTGGGCAGGCGGACCGGCCATTACAATGGCCTCGGCGATCTTTACCATCCGACAAAACGGGCCCGCATGGAAAGGCTGCTCCAGGAGATACAGGGGAGCGGTAAAGACGTAGAAGAGGTTATCTTCAGCCTGAAACAGGGCTACCTTGTCTGATCGCCTCAGGCAGGAGATACTGCTGATAGACAGGTCACTTCAGCGGCACGCGCTGGTGTCGTAAGTCGTAAGACATAGGACATAAGACATAGGACGGAGGAGTTACCGGTCATTATACCACCTCGATAAGGTCCCCTACTTTAACCTCTCCCTCTGTCAGCACCTCGGCAAAGATACCTTCTGTCGGCATGACACAGTCACCGACCTGGTAAAATATACTACACCTCTCGTGACATTCCTTTCCGATCTGAGTAATCCTTACCAGGGCGCTTTCGCCGATTCTCAGCTTTGTGCCGACGGGCAGTAAATGAAGAACAATTCCTTCTGTGGTAATGTTTTCTGCAAAGTCACCGTAACTTACTTCAATACCCCTGTGGCGTATTTTTTCTATACTCTCTTTTGCCAGAAAACTCACCTGCCTGATCCCGGGACCTGCATGGGCGTCATTGGCAACACCCAGATCCTTTATAAACCGGCATGTCCCAATGTTTTTTTTCTTTTCACCTTTTTCTTTGCCTATGTTGACTGATAATATTTTTCCTTTCATGTCAACTTTCCTCTCGCAAAATGCTTACACCTTCTATGAACCGTAATCTTCTTGAGATTCCATCCACACATAAATTATCTCCAAGCATTCAGCTA encodes:
- a CDS encoding MotA/TolQ/ExbB proton channel family protein — protein: MLDYFFQGGPIMYPLLLCSLISLTVIIERTIFWVREERNRDRRLLDELMSLIEKEQYAEAKSITGNTRDFVIGVIVCGVVHRDFSLRDAMQMSADEEIARMKRYLPVLDTMVTLSPLLGILGTVTGIIYSFNMLGIVGVEHPQMITAGIAQALITTAFGLIIAIPALICYNYFLLRVEKAALEMEKYGTNLEIIFEKNRNGRNSQK
- a CDS encoding energy transducer TonB; amino-acid sequence: MEKVTFKKDLVFAAFGALVVHFGIAFCHISISSPPLYLNTENQHHLKILAVARIAEAERPPALLDVKKEERKTPAGKEKKITRPDISSRPMQKKEATNTKATEAVPRQIVETRAVGQPVTVRESTSTEGVEGGARGSPLSMADAPAPVERASPETAGEALAVPRYGENPPPVYPMIARRKGYEGVVLLSVEVLSNGRAGHVKIEKSTGYAVLDTSALKAVKEWKFEPARRMGTLVTVWVNVPVKFVLLPQD
- a CDS encoding radical SAM protein; translation: MEEYPSFEMGPSRPPSEARSLLLRLTRSCPWNRCEFCTTNKGKKFSIRTVEEIKKDIETVKTIREKIYALSRGNGNEGNKRAAARVHENPPNESFWMVSLWLFYGGKTVFLQDANSIVLRTPDMVEVLKFLKQMLPTVDRITSYGSSKVTAHKSLEELKEIHEAGLSRLHIGIESGCDEVLKYVQKGATAEEHIRAGQNVVASGISLSEYVMPGLGGRKWSQKHALETARVINEIKPDFIRLRSLVLREDLPLYEKYKSGEFDLLSDDEVVGEIAEFVRELNVSSNLLSDHVENLLPEVEGELPEDKEKVLEVINRYLSLPPEERLIYRLGRRTGHYNGLGDLYHPTKRARMERLLQEIQGSGKDVEEVIFSLKQGYLV
- a CDS encoding biopolymer transporter ExbD, which produces MKISKRYSGKTRIEMIPLIDVMFLLLATFIFAILSMTIHRGIQVDLPAASTSCVDKKDFTEIGISSEGKIFFDKDEVSEAELLSRLISLRGKSPETKVIIRGDRRAPYERVISVMDLVRRSGIAGLSLETRWKK
- a CDS encoding MOSC domain-containing protein: MKGKILSVNIGKEKGEKKKNIGTCRFIKDLGVANDAHAGPGIRQVSFLAKESIEKIRHRGIEVSYGDFAENITTEGIVLHLLPVGTKLRIGESALVRITQIGKECHERCSIFYQVGDCVMPTEGIFAEVLTEGEVKVGDLIEVV